In the Pseudanabaena sp. PCC 7367 genome, one interval contains:
- a CDS encoding (2Fe-2S) ferredoxin domain-containing protein produces MAKKSKLLDKPKSKSVAKKSISKDSKTIEGIYLDGLRSKKGRLKWLRLETEHGEIVVKVAKDIASDLPPQIQVGDRLKLAVARKDSYLKAIQIMPIGQAINATALEFPAQVAEPQNKTQPQIKLKICRKGSCCKRGSKDVIKAMEAAIETHNLGDRVTIETTGCMDRCKKGPNIKALPEGEWYSRVNPDQAEDILRELQAIDRS; encoded by the coding sequence ATGGCCAAAAAATCAAAACTATTAGACAAGCCCAAAAGTAAATCTGTTGCCAAAAAAAGTATCTCTAAAGATTCCAAAACGATTGAAGGGATCTATTTAGATGGATTACGATCGAAAAAAGGGCGGCTGAAGTGGCTGCGGCTCGAAACTGAGCATGGCGAAATAGTGGTTAAGGTGGCAAAGGATATTGCCAGCGATCTACCACCCCAAATCCAAGTCGGCGATCGCCTCAAGCTGGCAGTAGCGCGTAAGGATAGCTATTTGAAGGCGATCCAGATTATGCCGATCGGCCAGGCGATCAATGCAACGGCGCTGGAGTTTCCGGCTCAGGTGGCAGAGCCCCAAAATAAAACACAACCACAAATTAAGTTGAAAATTTGCCGTAAGGGAAGCTGCTGTAAGCGTGGTAGCAAAGATGTGATCAAAGCGATGGAGGCGGCGATCGAAACCCACAATCTGGGCGATCGGGTCACGATTGAAACCACTGGCTGCATGGATCGTTGCAAGAAGGGGCCGAATATTAAAGCTTTGCCGGAGGGGGAATGGTATAGCCGGGTTAATCCTGATCAGGCTGAGGATATTCTGCGGGAGTTGCAGGCGATCGATCGATCTTGA
- a CDS encoding metal ABC transporter solute-binding protein, Zn/Mn family yields MTQRSPSPSASIPVTKQLTNHISGKRPTPGFKTSFKQRLNSCAKLAAIVIAGLGLGSCAEPISQQVIDRPDKPNVVATSTMLWDLTDRVGGDEIDLVGILRPGADPHIYEPVPRDIVAIEAAELIFYNGYNLEPALIKLITASGINAEKIALGELVEPLDFDYQGKTAPDPHVWGSARNAIVMVEAIREYLTELSPEDAALFAQNADQLIAELKQLDQWITVQIATIPESQRYLVTTHDAFQYYAVAYDIPVAGTLIGISTEEQPSAQTVKNLSDTIKELGVPTIFAESTINPALIKTVAAEAGVNLAEQKLYSDSIGSLDSEANSYVMMLVVNTRTIVNGLGGNYENFEPSEQ; encoded by the coding sequence ATGACTCAGCGATCGCCCTCTCCTTCGGCCTCAATTCCTGTAACTAAGCAGTTAACTAATCATATCTCTGGGAAACGCCCCACACCGGGTTTCAAAACAAGTTTTAAACAACGCCTGAATAGCTGCGCAAAACTGGCGGCGATCGTGATAGCTGGTCTGGGTCTGGGTAGCTGTGCAGAGCCAATTAGTCAGCAAGTTATCGATCGCCCCGATAAGCCGAATGTGGTGGCCACCAGTACGATGCTGTGGGATCTGACCGATCGCGTGGGGGGGGATGAGATCGATCTGGTGGGGATTTTGCGACCAGGAGCCGATCCCCATATCTATGAGCCAGTGCCCAGGGATATTGTGGCGATCGAGGCGGCGGAATTAATTTTTTACAATGGCTATAACCTGGAGCCTGCCCTAATTAAACTGATTACGGCCTCTGGCATCAATGCCGAAAAGATCGCCCTGGGGGAGCTGGTTGAACCGTTGGACTTTGATTATCAGGGGAAAACCGCGCCCGATCCCCATGTGTGGGGCAGTGCCAGAAATGCGATCGTGATGGTGGAAGCAATCCGCGAATATTTAACCGAGCTTTCACCGGAAGATGCGGCATTGTTTGCGCAAAATGCCGATCAATTGATTGCGGAACTGAAGCAACTGGATCAATGGATTACGGTGCAGATCGCCACAATCCCAGAGAGTCAACGCTATCTGGTCACCACCCATGACGCATTTCAATATTACGCGGTGGCCTATGACATTCCGGTGGCAGGAACCCTGATCGGTATCAGCACCGAGGAGCAACCCAGTGCCCAGACGGTGAAAAATCTGTCTGACACAATCAAGGAGTTGGGTGTACCCACGATCTTCGCGGAATCTACAATCAATCCGGCGTTGATTAAAACGGTGGCGGCGGAAGCGGGGGTCAACCTGGCGGAGCAAAAGTTATACTCCGATTCGATCGGCTCGCTGGATTCGGAGGCGAATAGTTATGTGATGATGTTGGTGGTTAACACCAGGACGATCGTTAATGGATTGGGAGGAAATTATGAAAATTTCGAGCCGAGTGAACAGTAG
- the rplT gene encoding 50S ribosomal protein L20, with amino-acid sequence MTRVKRGNVARKRRKKILKLAKGFRGSHSKLFRIANQQVMKALRNAYRDRRKRKRDFRRLWIARINAAARMQGSTYSQLMGMIKKANIEINRKMLAQLAIADPDTFNQIVEAAKSAS; translated from the coding sequence ATGACCAGGGTCAAGCGCGGTAACGTTGCCAGAAAACGTCGCAAGAAGATATTAAAACTAGCTAAGGGCTTTCGCGGCTCCCACTCCAAGCTATTTCGCATTGCCAACCAACAGGTAATGAAGGCATTGCGTAATGCATACCGCGATCGCCGTAAGCGCAAACGTGATTTCCGTCGTCTGTGGATCGCCCGGATTAATGCTGCAGCCAGAATGCAAGGTAGTACCTACAGTCAGTTGATGGGCATGATCAAAAAGGCCAACATTGAGATCAACCGTAAGATGTTGGCTCAATTAGCGATCGCTGATCCCGATACTTTCAATCAAATTGTGGAAGCGGCTAAGTCAGCTAGCTAG
- a CDS encoding M16 family metallopeptidase translates to MTITCPTKTASQATVKTLEHGITLIHQYVPSVSVAAVDIWIHAGTSTEPEHMLGMAHFLEHMIFKGTERILPGEFDWFIESQGGITNAATSHDYTHYNFTTAAHNFTTTLEHLAEMLLNASIPDDEFEQERLVVIEEIRQALDDPDWLSFQNLMQAAYADHPYSRSVLGTEDILSGFTPDHMRQFHRSFYRPEFMTVAVVGAVPIEEAIAAVSQSFVNSTANSANLLSPDQLGLSSTSIASRGNGDRPYIAGMQRCQHQHPRLQHSRMTMAWLGPNVDNLNDALGLELLSVVLAEGRSSRLVQELREELGWVHDVGSSFAIQKDPGLFSISAYLDAEYLEPVEHSIAQHILRISSEPITTAEIDRAKRSLRNSFAFALESPHQLANFLGYHGLLGCYELCADWSNVYSDSVSSFSASDLQDLARKYLSPRQYVLSSLVPEA, encoded by the coding sequence GTGACTATTACTTGTCCAACCAAGACAGCATCACAAGCAACCGTCAAAACCCTTGAGCATGGCATAACCCTGATCCACCAATACGTTCCTAGTGTGTCGGTGGCGGCGGTAGATATTTGGATTCATGCTGGCACTAGCACTGAGCCTGAGCATATGCTGGGCATGGCTCATTTCCTAGAGCATATGATTTTCAAGGGGACAGAGCGAATTCTACCAGGGGAGTTTGACTGGTTTATTGAGTCTCAAGGTGGCATCACCAACGCGGCAACTAGTCATGACTATACCCATTACAATTTCACCACCGCTGCCCATAACTTCACTACCACCCTTGAACATCTAGCAGAGATGCTCTTAAATGCGAGTATTCCTGATGATGAGTTTGAGCAGGAACGGCTAGTGGTGATTGAAGAGATTCGCCAAGCCCTTGATGACCCAGATTGGTTGTCATTTCAAAACTTGATGCAGGCAGCCTACGCTGATCATCCCTACAGTCGATCGGTCTTGGGCACGGAAGATATTCTCAGCGGGTTTACGCCCGATCATATGCGTCAATTTCACCGCAGCTTCTATCGACCTGAGTTTATGACTGTGGCTGTGGTTGGGGCAGTGCCGATCGAAGAAGCGATCGCTGCGGTCAGTCAGTCTTTTGTAAATTCAACTGCAAATTCAGCTAACTTACTAAGTCCAGATCAGTTAGGCTTATCATCCACTTCTATTGCTAGTCGTGGCAATGGCGATCGCCCCTACATTGCAGGGATGCAGCGTTGCCAACACCAACACCCACGCTTGCAACATAGTCGTATGACCATGGCATGGCTGGGGCCAAATGTGGATAATCTCAATGATGCCTTGGGCTTAGAGCTACTATCGGTTGTGCTGGCGGAAGGTCGTTCCTCCAGATTGGTGCAGGAATTGCGCGAAGAATTGGGCTGGGTGCATGATGTGGGTAGCAGTTTTGCGATCCAGAAAGACCCTGGTTTATTCTCAATCAGCGCCTACCTGGATGCGGAATACCTTGAACCAGTAGAGCATAGTATTGCTCAGCACATATTACGGATTAGTAGTGAACCTATTACTACGGCGGAGATCGATCGAGCTAAACGATCGCTGCGTAATAGCTTTGCCTTTGCGTTGGAATCGCCTCATCAACTGGCTAATTTCCTGGGCTATCATGGCTTGCTTGGTTGCTATGAACTCTGTGCCGATTGGTCAAATGTCTATAGTGATTCGGTTTCCAGTTTCTCAGCCAGCGATTTACAAGACCTAGCCCGTAAGTATTTATCCCCCAGGCAATATGTACTTTCTAGCCTGGTGCCAGAAGCCTGA
- a CDS encoding metal ABC transporter ATP-binding protein — protein MSSFDKLTNQLGDRFEPKSNQSHQSNQAITTAPSPDQPVDQDISNAQNAQNASIVISHLSVRYRSVEALRDLNLVIEPGQLTGMIGPNGAGKSTMLKAMLGLIPAWGIARYRDRPLVEQLEQVAYVPQRSQIDWTYPTTVWDVVMMGRVRKTGWFKRFSNVSRRVAKEALDRVQMLDFADRRIGQLSGGQQQRVFLARSLAQEAEIFCFDEPFVGVDQKTEDIIFQIFHELAAAGKIVLVVNHDLGESITNFDRLILLNRELVASGDRDLVLQPEHMQRAYGGKVAFFAA, from the coding sequence ATGAGCAGTTTTGATAAGCTAACTAACCAGCTAGGCGATCGCTTTGAGCCTAAAAGTAATCAAAGTCATCAAAGCAATCAAGCCATAACTACTGCGCCAAGCCCAGACCAGCCAGTCGATCAAGATATCTCAAATGCCCAAAATGCCCAAAATGCATCAATCGTGATTTCCCATTTATCAGTCCGCTATCGATCGGTGGAAGCGCTGCGCGATCTTAATCTGGTGATTGAGCCGGGGCAACTAACTGGCATGATTGGCCCCAATGGCGCTGGCAAAAGCACAATGCTGAAGGCGATGCTAGGTTTGATTCCGGCCTGGGGGATTGCCCGTTACCGCGATCGCCCCCTGGTTGAACAACTGGAACAGGTGGCCTATGTGCCGCAACGATCGCAAATTGACTGGACTTATCCGACCACGGTTTGGGATGTGGTGATGATGGGTCGGGTGCGTAAGACTGGCTGGTTTAAGCGGTTCTCGAATGTGTCGCGGCGGGTTGCCAAGGAAGCCCTAGACCGGGTGCAAATGCTGGATTTTGCCGATCGCCGCATCGGTCAGCTTTCGGGCGGTCAACAGCAACGGGTATTTTTGGCGCGATCGCTGGCGCAGGAAGCGGAAATTTTTTGTTTTGATGAACCGTTTGTGGGCGTGGATCAAAAGACCGAAGATATTATTTTTCAGATTTTCCATGAACTGGCCGCCGCAGGCAAGATTGTGCTGGTGGTGAATCATGATCTGGGCGAGTCGATCACCAACTTCGATCGGCTTATTTTGCTGAATCGGGAGCTAGTTGCCAGTGGCGATCGGGATCTGGTGTTGCAGCCTGAGCATATGCAGCGGGCGTATGGGGGGAAGGTGGCGTTTTTTGCGGCCTAG
- a CDS encoding ferritin-like domain-containing protein, with the protein MSTATTLRQEFGTVAENPVLLETSVTEPVCEGMNVALASFQALYLQYEKHHFVVEGAEFYQLHNFFADCYGEVRGHVHDLGERLNGLGAVPATSFSKLAELCCFEPEADGAYSSRAMLEHDLVAEKAMVTLLRKLAGQAESLGDRATRYLYEKMLLETEERTYHIAHFLASDTLVALGFSNN; encoded by the coding sequence ATGTCTACAGCTACTACATTAAGACAAGAGTTTGGCACGGTCGCCGAAAATCCAGTCTTACTAGAAACTTCAGTAACCGAACCAGTTTGTGAAGGCATGAATGTAGCATTGGCCAGCTTTCAAGCTTTGTATTTGCAATATGAGAAGCATCATTTTGTGGTGGAAGGCGCAGAGTTCTATCAACTACATAACTTCTTTGCGGATTGCTATGGCGAAGTGAGAGGTCATGTACATGATCTGGGCGAGCGCCTCAATGGTCTTGGTGCAGTGCCAGCCACCAGCTTTAGTAAGCTAGCCGAACTATGTTGCTTTGAGCCTGAAGCCGATGGGGCATATTCTAGTCGCGCCATGTTAGAGCATGATCTTGTGGCCGAAAAGGCAATGGTAACTTTGTTGCGCAAATTGGCAGGGCAAGCGGAAAGTCTGGGCGATCGCGCTACTCGTTATCTCTATGAAAAGATGCTCTTAGAAACTGAAGAACGCACCTATCACATTGCCCATTTCTTAGCTTCTGATACTTTGGTAGCTCTGGGATTTAGCAATAACTAA
- a CDS encoding M16 family metallopeptidase, with the protein MVKLLQRLVHHKTLANGLLVVVVENPTADIVATRCFLKGGTRIETSDRAGLVHLASSLVTRGTVSYSSQEIAEQVESIGASLGTESAADYFLLSFKTITDDFAEILALAAEILRSPTFCESELELERRLTIQAIKSQQERPFSVAYDHLQQLLYGAHPYGFPTLGTEDSIGNLGRQQLIDYHQAYFRPEQMVVSIAGKIEPAAAIAQVEAALGDWQVDMALPSYGGNHAEFTPKQTLTWQDTQQAIVMLGYPAPAVGSPDYAALKLITAYLGSGLSSRLFVELREKRGLAYEVSAFYPTRLEASQFVAYMGTAPQNALTAREGLQAECDRLAQGLLEPDELAMTKSKLIGQYALSKQTNAQIANAIGLYETLGLGADYDEIFTEQIKAVTLAEIERVAQHYFAQPAISVVGPDQAMQQLQV; encoded by the coding sequence GTGGTAAAGCTCCTGCAAAGACTTGTTCATCATAAAACCCTTGCCAATGGCCTGTTGGTGGTGGTAGTGGAAAATCCCACCGCTGACATTGTGGCAACCCGCTGCTTTTTGAAAGGTGGCACCAGAATTGAAACAAGCGATCGCGCTGGCCTGGTGCATTTAGCCTCGTCATTGGTCACCCGTGGTACTGTTTCCTATTCATCCCAGGAGATTGCTGAGCAAGTTGAGTCGATCGGTGCTTCCCTGGGGACTGAATCGGCTGCCGATTATTTCTTACTTAGCTTTAAAACGATTACCGATGACTTCGCGGAAATCCTGGCCTTGGCAGCGGAAATATTGCGATCGCCCACCTTCTGCGAGAGCGAACTAGAACTGGAGCGCCGCCTCACGATCCAGGCGATCAAATCCCAGCAAGAACGCCCTTTTTCGGTGGCCTATGATCATCTTCAGCAACTGCTCTATGGTGCTCATCCCTATGGTTTCCCAACCCTGGGCACGGAAGACTCGATCGGCAATCTTGGTCGCCAGCAACTAATTGATTATCACCAGGCTTATTTTCGGCCTGAACAGATGGTGGTGAGCATTGCTGGCAAGATTGAACCGGCGGCGGCGATCGCTCAAGTGGAAGCTGCGCTGGGCGATTGGCAAGTTGATATGGCATTACCTAGTTATGGTGGTAACCATGCTGAGTTTACGCCAAAGCAAACCCTGACCTGGCAAGACACGCAGCAGGCGATCGTGATGCTGGGCTATCCGGCTCCAGCGGTGGGCTCACCTGACTATGCGGCCTTAAAACTAATTACCGCCTATTTGGGTAGTGGTCTATCCAGTCGTCTGTTTGTGGAGTTGCGCGAAAAACGGGGTTTGGCCTATGAGGTGTCGGCGTTTTATCCCACTCGCCTAGAAGCTTCGCAATTTGTGGCCTATATGGGAACTGCACCGCAAAATGCCCTGACCGCCAGAGAAGGCTTGCAGGCAGAATGCGATCGCCTTGCCCAGGGATTGCTGGAGCCGGACGAACTAGCCATGACCAAGAGCAAGTTAATTGGTCAATATGCCCTGAGTAAGCAAACCAATGCCCAGATCGCCAACGCGATCGGCTTGTATGAAACTTTAGGACTAGGTGCGGATTATGATGAGATTTTCACCGAGCAGATCAAGGCAGTGACCCTGGCAGAGATCGAGCGGGTGGCGCAGCATTACTTTGCTCAACCGGCGATCTCGGTAGTGGGGCCTGATCAGGCGATGCAACAACTTCAGGTTTAA
- a CDS encoding Asr1405/Asl0597 family protein: MRSPSLGSTCAVNLEQCDRWIAYQRLQELDIPCTCRCGQPLQVNLENAVALVQLWSVVRRIESSRHDLAQWLNHCLLAS; the protein is encoded by the coding sequence ATGCGCTCTCCTAGTCTTGGATCAACTTGTGCAGTGAATTTAGAACAATGCGATCGCTGGATTGCATATCAAAGATTACAAGAATTAGATATTCCCTGTACTTGTAGGTGTGGCCAGCCTTTGCAAGTGAATTTGGAGAACGCAGTAGCGCTGGTTCAGCTTTGGAGCGTGGTACGACGCATAGAATCATCCCGCCATGACCTCGCTCAGTGGCTCAACCATTGCCTTTTGGCTTCATGA
- a CDS encoding GNAT family N-acetyltransferase has protein sequence MTQITDLQIGIRAAIATDLPEIVEIYNDAIPGRMATADLEPVNISSRQQWFHDRDHQKCPIWVAVDQAEQGDHRLISDPDLNHIQNIQNTGAPDPDHDQAIAPTPDYRLPEPSPKPIMGWLSVQNFYGRCAYQGTMEVSIYVANRHQGKGVGKQLLSYAIATGPQIGITCLMGMIFGHNQPSLQLFSKFGFEQWGHLPQIARLDGVKRDLVIVGLHLPNPESR, from the coding sequence ATGACTCAAATTACGGATTTGCAGATCGGCATCAGGGCCGCGATCGCCACCGATTTACCGGAAATTGTCGAAATATATAATGATGCGATCCCTGGTCGGATGGCCACAGCCGATCTTGAGCCAGTTAATATTTCTAGTCGGCAACAGTGGTTTCATGACCGCGATCATCAAAAATGCCCCATCTGGGTTGCGGTAGACCAAGCAGAGCAAGGGGATCATCGATTAATTAGCGATCCCGATCTTAACCATATTCAAAATATTCAAAATACGGGTGCTCCTGATCCTGACCACGACCAAGCAATTGCTCCTACCCCAGATTATCGATTGCCTGAACCAAGCCCAAAACCAATAATGGGTTGGCTGAGTGTGCAGAATTTTTATGGTCGCTGTGCCTACCAGGGCACAATGGAAGTCAGTATTTATGTTGCCAATCGTCATCAAGGCAAGGGCGTGGGTAAGCAGTTGCTCAGTTATGCGATCGCCACGGGGCCACAAATTGGCATTACTTGCTTAATGGGGATGATCTTTGGCCATAATCAGCCTAGCTTGCAGTTATTTTCTAAATTTGGCTTTGAACAGTGGGGACACTTGCCGCAAATTGCCCGCCTTGATGGTGTTAAGAGAGATTTAGTTATTGTCGGTTTACATCTGCCAAATCCAGAATCAAGATAA
- a CDS encoding phosphomannomutase/phosphoglucomutase — MQDFDWKKLQNGSDIRGIALEGVADESVNLTSEVARKLGQAFATWLAAKVNKPIDKLLISVGRDSRLSGPDLMQATIAGINSMGAQVYDFDLASTPAMFMSTVTIGFSCEGAIMLTASHLPFNRNGMKFFTAQGGLNKQDITDILALAAANKFELANAPGKATKRDFISVYADQFVTKIRNAVNHPKHFKQPLQGLKIIVDAGNGAGGFYADKVLKTLGADTTGSQFLDPDGTFPNHVPNPENKVAMASICDAVVKHQADFGIIFDTDVDRSAAVDGQGNELNRNRLIALIAAIVINEHPGSTIVTDSITSDGLTKFIEQDLGGKHHRFKRGYKNVINEAVRLNEAGQESWLAIETSGHAAMKENYFLDDGAYLVSKLLIELAKAKLAGKSLTDLIANLKEPVESSEFRLKIGVDDFKTHGQQVIDKLTAFATEQSDWQIVPNNYEGIRVACPADNEDGWFLLRLSLHDPVIPLNIESNVAGGVNAIAARLLTFFATTDALDLAPLTKKFTG; from the coding sequence ATGCAAGACTTTGACTGGAAAAAGCTTCAAAATGGCTCAGACATTCGTGGGATCGCCCTGGAGGGTGTAGCTGATGAATCGGTCAACCTCACCTCAGAAGTTGCTAGGAAATTGGGGCAAGCGTTCGCTACCTGGCTAGCCGCCAAGGTGAATAAGCCGATCGATAAGCTATTAATTTCAGTGGGGCGGGATAGTCGATTGTCGGGACCAGACCTGATGCAAGCCACGATCGCGGGGATTAATTCCATGGGCGCACAGGTATATGACTTTGATCTGGCTTCGACCCCGGCCATGTTTATGAGCACAGTTACGATTGGTTTCTCTTGCGAAGGGGCAATTATGCTCACCGCCAGTCACCTGCCTTTTAATCGCAATGGGATGAAGTTTTTTACGGCTCAGGGGGGGCTGAATAAGCAAGATATTACTGATATTCTGGCTCTGGCCGCCGCCAACAAGTTTGAACTTGCAAATGCCCCTGGTAAAGCTACCAAGCGCGATTTTATTTCGGTTTATGCCGATCAGTTTGTGACTAAAATCCGCAATGCGGTTAATCACCCTAAGCATTTTAAGCAACCCCTCCAAGGCTTGAAAATAATTGTGGATGCTGGTAATGGCGCAGGTGGTTTTTATGCAGATAAGGTGCTTAAAACCTTGGGTGCAGACACCACAGGTAGCCAATTCCTTGACCCCGATGGCACCTTCCCCAACCATGTGCCCAACCCAGAGAATAAGGTGGCGATGGCTTCGATCTGTGATGCGGTAGTTAAGCACCAGGCGGATTTTGGGATCATTTTTGATACGGATGTCGATCGTAGTGCGGCAGTGGATGGCCAGGGTAATGAGCTAAATCGCAATCGCTTGATCGCCTTGATCGCCGCGATCGTAATTAATGAGCACCCTGGCTCGACGATCGTGACCGATTCGATCACCTCCGATGGCCTGACTAAATTCATTGAGCAAGACCTGGGCGGCAAACACCATCGCTTCAAGCGTGGCTATAAGAATGTGATCAATGAGGCGGTGCGCTTAAACGAAGCGGGACAGGAATCCTGGTTGGCGATCGAAACCTCTGGCCATGCGGCAATGAAAGAGAATTATTTTCTGGATGATGGTGCGTATCTAGTCAGTAAATTATTGATCGAACTGGCTAAGGCGAAGCTGGCGGGGAAATCATTGACCGACTTGATCGCTAATTTAAAGGAACCAGTCGAGAGCTCAGAGTTCCGGCTCAAAATTGGGGTAGATGATTTCAAAACCCACGGCCAGCAAGTTATCGACAAGCTCACTGCCTTTGCAACGGAGCAATCAGATTGGCAGATTGTGCCCAATAACTATGAAGGAATCAGGGTGGCTTGCCCTGCCGACAATGAAGATGGTTGGTTTTTGTTGCGATTGTCTTTGCATGACCCAGTGATTCCATTGAATATTGAATCGAATGTGGCGGGTGGGGTTAACGCGATCGCGGCACGATTGCTAACCTTTTTTGCGACAACTGATGCCCTTGACCTTGCACCACTGACCAAAAAATTTACGGGCTAA
- a CDS encoding pentapeptide repeat-containing protein — protein sequence MNVRTEDLLKNLKFCPYCELSSVKLPGAELDGEVLHHANLADADLSAGNLNHADLSNSDLSRANLYRCSLKHANFSAAKLSNANLKDVQLNDANLSDAILSCANLAEADLSGAILVGADLSGADLTNAELCHANLTGANLEGVLLHNANLTGANFTNANMENAQLDGADLTNANLSGTTLHNVNLANSNLQAVNLTNADLRGVNLQHTHNLETANLCDAIMPYGDRS from the coding sequence ATGAATGTCAGAACTGAAGACCTTTTAAAAAATCTCAAATTTTGCCCATATTGCGAACTAAGCAGTGTCAAACTACCTGGCGCGGAACTAGACGGAGAAGTCCTGCACCATGCCAATCTCGCTGACGCTGATCTAAGTGCCGGTAACTTAAATCATGCTGACCTGAGTAATTCTGATTTGAGCAGGGCTAACTTGTATCGTTGTAGCCTCAAACATGCCAACTTTAGTGCCGCTAAATTGAGCAATGCTAATCTCAAAGATGTCCAGCTAAATGATGCCAATCTGAGTGATGCAATTTTGAGCTGTGCTAATTTGGCCGAGGCTGATTTGTCTGGCGCAATCCTAGTGGGAGCCGATCTCAGTGGCGCAGACCTGACTAATGCGGAGTTGTGCCATGCTAATTTGACCGGTGCCAATTTAGAAGGAGTATTGCTACACAATGCCAACCTGACTGGGGCTAATTTCACCAACGCCAACATGGAGAATGCCCAGTTAGATGGTGCAGATCTCACCAATGCCAATCTCAGCGGCACCACTCTGCACAATGTCAATTTGGCCAATAGTAATCTCCAGGCAGTGAATCTTACCAATGCCGATCTTAGGGGGGTGAATTTGCAGCATACCCATAATCTGGAAACGGCTAATTTATGTGATGCGATTATGCCCTATGGCGATCGATCGTAG
- the rpmI gene encoding 50S ribosomal protein L35, with translation MPKLKTRKSAAKRFKITGSGKIMRRHAMRNHLLEKKTTARKSRLFQKELVAEGDIQRVKDMLPYSR, from the coding sequence ATGCCTAAATTAAAAACCCGCAAATCAGCGGCCAAGAGATTCAAGATTACAGGTAGTGGCAAGATCATGCGTCGTCATGCCATGCGTAATCACCTACTAGAGAAAAAGACCACTGCTCGAAAGAGTCGTCTATTTCAGAAGGAACTAGTTGCCGAAGGTGATATCCAAAGAGTAAAGGATATGCTGCCTTACTCCCGCTAA